The genomic stretch CCCTTGGTGTTGCCGCGGCGGATTACGATGCCGATGGCGATCTGGATCTGTATCTCGCCAATGATACCGACCAGAATATCCTCTATCGCAACGATGGTGAGTTAACGTTCACGAACACGAATCGTCCAGATGCCAGGAGTCGCACCGGTGATATACGGAGTGGGATGGGCATCAGTTGGGGCGATTACGATGCCGATGGTGATTTGGATCTCTTTGTTACGAACTGGTTGGATGAAAACAATGTTCTCTATAAAAATAATGGTGACGGCACCTTTACCGATGTTTCGGCGAAGAGTGGTGTTTTTGAGTCGGGACTCGGTAAAACATGTTGGGGGACTGCCTTGTTCGACGCGGATAACGATGGGGATATGGATATCTTCTTCTCGGCGGGACACATCGATCCGGCTTCATGGGAGGCACACGGGCAAGCGGATGTTTTTCTCCAGAACAATGGTGACGGCACCTTCACTGACATTTCTGACGCTGCCGGACTTCGGGAATTCAACTCGGACGGGGTTGGTAGAGGGGTCGCCGTTGCGGATTACGATGCCGATGGCGATTTAGATCTATTTATCGTCAACAGTGGTGGGAAGCCGATGTTGCTTCGAAACGATGGGGGGAACCAACGGTCGTGGCTTCAGATTCGCACGGTCGGCACAGTAAGCAACCGGGATGGTGTTGGGGCACTTGTGAAGGTGAGTGCTGGCGATCTTCATCAGATTCAGCAGGTGACAGCGGGCGACAGTTACCTTTCTCAAAGCAGTATTGATGTCGAGTTTGGACTTGGGCATCACGAAACAGTGGATCGCATTGTTATTCAATGGCCGAGCGGCATTGTGCAAACGTTGACCGATGTGCAAGCGAACCAGCGAGTTGTTGTGATTGAGCGCGCGGAGTAATTGCGAAAATCTTGCAATTGCGACCCTGATGTGTTATTCTTAATTCAGTATCTTCATGTTTCTCAATTAAAATAAGGAGGAAAACATGCAACACAGTTTATTTTTTGTTGTTTTGATTGCCGCATACCTTGCGGTAACGATCGTCCACGATGCGGGTTCAGCCGAAGAGATTCGGGTATGGGGCGGCAAAATGGAGGATTTTAAAGATTCCGATGGTCGTATTTGGCACGGTGGACAGAACGAAAAGAAAGAATGGGGCGGTTGGGTTGAAAAATTGCCGCGCACAGCAGAGGTTGTACAACTCACGAAAGATGCCGAAAAACTGGCGAAGAAAGAGGGGTACGATAAGGAACTTTTCTATGCTGTGAGTTGGGCACAGTTTCCTGATGTCGTGAAGATGGACCTGAAGACTGGCAAAGGTATGTTCACTGTTACTTATCTCGTCGGCGAACACTGGTCTCCGAACAACCGCGGTTTCGATATTATCATTGAAGACGAGATTGTTGAAGAGGAATATGTGACGCCGGGTAATCACGAGATAGATATTATACGATACGAGGGCATTGAAGTTAAAGACAAGGTGATGAGTTTTGAATTCGCTGGCAATCCGAAGACCGGTGCTGGAGATCTCAATGCGATGTTTAGCGGGATAGAGGTAATCCCTGCATTAGCCGTTGACCCGAAGCAGAAGCTCACCA from Candidatus Poribacteria bacterium encodes the following:
- a CDS encoding CRTAC1 family protein — encoded protein: MPHRLRDAIAVLSLTFSLSSYASDIRFVDVTEQAGIHFEHAGGIDLRVVPALVGSGAAWCDYDNDGKLDLYIANSALVRPTSDAVLPKNALYRNNGNGTFSDVTDTAGVGDTGWGMGCAFADYDNDGDADLYVTNYKANLFYRNNGDGTFKRFSSGAGGIGHDGFGAGIAWGDYDSDGYLDLYIGNYIEYTKVPQGDEVFFPYDFFGQANVLYLNKGDGGFINITDAAKVNGGFHLTLGVAAADYDADGDLDLYLANDTDQNILYRNDGELTFTNTNRPDARSRTGDIRSGMGISWGDYDADGDLDLFVTNWLDENNVLYKNNGDGTFTDVSAKSGVFESGLGKTCWGTALFDADNDGDMDIFFSAGHIDPASWEAHGQADVFLQNNGDGTFTDISDAAGLREFNSDGVGRGVAVADYDADGDLDLFIVNSGGKPMLLRNDGGNQRSWLQIRTVGTVSNRDGVGALVKVSAGDLHQIQQVTAGDSYLSQSSIDVEFGLGHHETVDRIVIQWPSGIVQTLTDVQANQRVVVIERAE